The genome window ttcaaaatagtagaatgatacgaaatccggggtttcataccctcaggaccagatttacaatcgttacttacctcaaatcggtcaaatctctaccccgcaatgctcttgcctctggactcggcctccaaatgctccaaatctattcacaattagtataataccatcaatatacgctaatggaatgaattccacaagaaaagcttcaaaattggctcaaaaatcacctgtggggcccacatctcggaacccaacaaaagttacaaaatccgaaagcccattcaaccacgagtctacccatatcaatttttaccaaaatccgacttcaactcgaccctcaaatctacaaatcttatttccaaatttctaagttccaatcttcgatttacacctcaaaatcatgtaatctagtcggattattcgatgataattcaatattatggagtagaaatgatcacaagggacttacctcaagttttccttgaaaatatatcaaaaatcgcctctcctcaagctccaatttatcaaaaatggcaaatgggacgaagtccccatttttataattctgcccagacatcctcggttctgcctcaatcttggccttcgatcgaggtcctcgatcctggttctcggtcctggccctcgattatgtcttcgaccttgaccctcgaccctgggctcgatcatgccttcgatcgtggccctcgactctgggctcgatcatgccttcgatcgtggccctcgactctgggctcgatcatgccttcgatcgtagccctcgaccttgagctcgatctggtCTTCGGTCGTCGCCCTCGACCcagagctcgatctgggcttacaTCTGGGCaaaagcaatttccaacagaaggaaattgcagcagttgttctagttcaatttttgatccgttaaccatccgaaactcacccgaggccctcgggacctcaaccaaatataacaacaagttctaaaacatcatacgaacttagtcaaatcttcaaatcacctcaaacaacgctaaaatcatgaattacaccccaattcaagcctaatgaactttgaaatttctaatttctacaaacaactccggaatctatcaaatcacgtctgattgacctcaaattttgcacacaagtcctaaatggcataacagaggtattccaattttcagaatcggattccgaccccgatatcaaaaagtcaaacccccggtcaaacttctcaaaaataaaactttcggcatttcaagcctaattcctctacggacttccaaaaaatattccggacacgcacctaagcccaaaatcaccatacggagctattggaatcatcaaaattcaaatccgaggtcgtttacacataggtccatatccggtccatttttctaactcaattttttaattatgagactaagtgtctcatttcactccgagttccttctggactcgaacccactaacccgatataacataatatagctgaataacacaaaaagagttgtagaaatgggagaaacagggttataactctcgaaacgaccgaccgggtcattacactccCCTGGCCTCAAAGTCACAGAAGCGACACTGCCTCCACAGaagcgatcacgcacctgcggccaaaattgcgcatgtgcgaaacaccagaaccagacctgtaaGTTTTTACCAAAATGGTCTGAaatacgtctgaaactcacctgagccactcgggacctcgttcaaatattccaacaactcccgtaacataatacggacttactctgggtatcaaatcacatcaaataatgtcaaaaTCACAATTTACACATCGATTCGGACCTTTGAATTTCAATTTTTTCAATttgcaaaactcgtgccgaaatatgttaaattaatccggaatgacttccaatttggtacacaagtcataaatgatataacatagctatttaaattttttgaatctcaatccgagtccgatatcaataaagtcaactctgcggtcaaactttggaaatccttagcctttagatttctagtttccgttaaatggcgataatttgagctagggactttcgaatccaatttcgggcatatgctcaagtcccaaatcacgatacggacctatcggtaactgtcaaaatactgatccgagtccgttttctcaaaatattgaccaaagtcaactcggtTAAGTTTTagagctctatttcacattttaatccatttttcacataaaaacttttcggaaaattatacggactgtgcatgcGAGTCGAGGAATGAAGAATAGTGCTATTAAAGGTCATAGAACAtataaatgaatgtttaaattaaagatgacattttgggtcatcacattctctacctctaaaacaaacgttcgtcctcgaacggaattagaaaagtacttgagctggtgaaaagatgtggatatctacttcgcatgtccgactcggactcccaggtagatgtttctaccggttgacctctccattgcacccgaactgaaggataactcttagacctcaactgtcggacctaccGGGCTAAAATAGTtaccggctcctcttcataagtcaaatccttgtccaattgaactgagctgaaatctaacgcatgggatggatcaccatgatatttctggagcatagatacatggaacaccggatgaactgctgataaactaggtggtagtgcaatcttgtaggctacttcacctaccctttcaagaatttcaaagggtctgatatacctagggctcaacttgcccttcttttcgaatctcattacacctttcatagataaaacctggagcaatactctttatccttccatgaatgcaacgtcatgAACTTTACGGCCGGCATAACattttttcctagactgagctgtgcgaagtcgatcctgaataatcttgaccttatccaacgcatcctgtaccaaatcggtacccaacaaccgagcctctcccagttcaaaccagccaactagcgaactacatcgcctcccgtataatacttcatatggagccatctaaattctcgactgataactgttactataggcaaactccgcaaatggccaaaattgatcccaagaacctccaaagtctacaACACGagcgcaaagcatatcttccaatatcttaataatgtgctctgactgtccgtctgtctgtggatgaaatgatgtactcaactcaacccgtgtgcctaactcatgatGTACAACCttctagaagtgcgaggtgaactgcgtacctcgatcagaaatgataaaaatgggcacaccgtgaagacggacaatctcgcagatgtaaatctccactaaccgctctgaagaataggtaactgctattggaatgaaatatgctgacttggtcaacctgtccacaatgacccatactgcgtcaaactttcactgagtccgtggaagcccaacaacaaaatccatagtgatacgctctcacttccacttaggaatttctaacttctgaagcaaaccactagatctctgatgctcgtacttgacttgctaacaatttagacaccaagctacatatgcaactatatcctttttcattctcctccaccaataaagTTGTCGCAAATCTTGATTCATTttggtggcacctggatgaatagaataccgggaactatgggcctcttcaagaattaattcacgaagcccatccacattaggaacacaaatacgaccttgcatccgcagaactccattATCTCCCAcagcaacctgcttggcaccaccgtgtcgtactgtgtccttaaggacaagcaaatgaggatcatcatattgtcgttCTCTGATACGTTCATACAAGAAAGACCGAACaattgtgcaagctagaatccaACTGGAATCTgtaacatctaacctcacgaactgattggccaaagtctgaacattggCAGCTAATGacctctcaccaacaggaatatatgcaaggctgcccgtacgcacagcctttctactcaaagcatcggccaccacattggcctttccggggtgatacaaaatggtgatatcatagtctttcaacagttccaaccatcttctctgcctcagattcaggtctttttgtttgaacaggtactgtagactacgatgatcagtgaatacctcacacgagacaccgtaaaggtaatgtctccaaatcttcagcgcatgaacaatggctgccaattctaagtcatgaacatggtaatttttctcatgaactttcaactgccgtgatgcATATGCTATCACTCTGCCATCttacattaatactgcaccaagtccaatacgcaatgcatcataatataccgtataagatcctgaacctgtgggtaataccaatactgaaGCCATTGTAGCGACAcgcccggtcgttttgagagtaatagccccgattccctatttactgtttcccccatatctttttctgcttatgtgacttgtcaggaggttttgtttttggtttcggagtgttttgggacacttagtccctaaaatagaagcttaagtcttaggattttgactgtagtaggattttgactgtagtggggtttcttttaccacttttcaTCTTAGAGGAACAACCTATTAGTGGtgggcttatgagttgagtattccggctgaggcagcttcacttacttggactcagttctctgacatgtttttgagagagtatgtccctcaaagcctcagggatctatgagcagctgcaccagggatctatgactgtgtcagagtatgcagttcgctttagTGATTTGGCTCGACATgtaccggccttggttgccacagtttgagagagggtgcgatggtttattgagggactccaccccagcatccggattagtatggccagggagttggagatggatatttcttatcagcaggttgtgagtatcgccaggagattggagggcatgcttgcccatgatagagaggagagggaggccaagaggtctcgagagactggttcttattctggtgcttgtgccccagcagctcgccatggtagaggttatgtgagttgccccgttcattcagctcttccagccgccagtggtgttccaattccttctagggcccaggagccttattatgcaccgtcattatctagtgtgcctcctgcacggggtgttcctagcagGCAGTCCAACAGACCTAGCTCGAGCTAGTCACAGCAACCACGCCCttccagagcttgttttgagtgtggcgacacttgccatatggtgagggattgccccggGTTTAGAAGGGGTGCACATCCACATAATTCTCAGCCATAGCgtactccaccgggtcctcaggctatgattacagcaccagctgccaccccacctgctcagccaacccgaggtagaggtcggggaggtaaaggtcgccctagagggggaggtcaggccagatattatgcccttcctgcatGTATAGAGGCAATCGCTTCTAATTCTGTCATTATAGGCATTGTTCCAGTCTGtaatagagatgcgtcggtattatttgacccaagctctacatattcctatgtgtcctcttattttgccccgtatttgggcatatcttgggattctttgagttcccctatttatgtgtctactcttgtgggatattctcttgttatggaccgcgtgtattggtcgtgtttgattgctcttagtggttttgagactggaaccgatttattattgctcagtatggtggactttgatattattttggtcatggactagttgtcaccccattacgctattcttgattgtcacgctaagaccgtgacactggctatgccaggtttaccatgataaaagtggagaggtaccttagagtacactcccagtagagttatttcatttcttaaagctcaacagatggttgagaaggggtatgacatgtatctagcttatgtgagagatgtcagtattaatacccctacagttgagtgagttccagtagtgagggactatccagatgtgttcccagctgatcttccaggcatgtcacccaacagagatattgattttggcattgatttgttgctggACACTCAagccatctctattcctccatatcgtatagCTCCTCCtcaattgaaggagttgaaggagcagttataggagttgcttgataagggcttcattcggcccagtgtgtcaccttggggtgctcctatcttgtttgtgaagaaaaaggatggttttatgcgtatgtgcattgattaccaccagttgaacaaagtcacagtgaagaaccggtatcctttgcctcgtattgatgacctatttgatcaattACATGGTACCGaaatgttttccaagattgacttgcattcaggttatcatcagttgaagattcgggagccagatatcccgaagactgctttcaggactcggtatggtcactatgagtttcttgttatgtcttttggggtgaccaatgccccagcaacttttatgcacttgatgtacAGTGTGTTCCAGCCCTATATTGACTCCTTcatcatagtgttcattgacgacattctagtgtactcccgAGCTcggggaagatcatgagcagcacctgaggactgtgctccagactttgagagaaaagaaattacatgcaaaattttcaaagtgtgagttttggctagactcagtggcattcttgggtcatatagtatcgagtgatgggatccaggtggattcgaaaaagattgaagcagtgaaGAGTTGGCCCATACCGTCCTCAgatacagagatccagagttattttgatttggcggggtattaccgtcgatttgtagagggtttctcatctattgcagcacctatgaccaggctgatctagaagggtgctccgtccaggtggatagaggaatgtgaggagagctttcagaagctcaagacagctttgactacagccccagtattggtattgcctacaggttcggggtcttatactgtatattgtgatgcatcgcggattggtctaggcgcgatgttgatgcaggacggtagggtgattgactAATCGTCCATAcaattgaaggtgcatgaaaaagaactatcctgtccacgaccttgagttagcagctattgttcatgccttgaagatttggcggcattatttgtacggtgttccttgtgagatttacaacgatcaccggagtttgtagcatttgttcaagcagaaggatcttaatttgcgtcagaggaggtggttggagctgcttaaggattatgatatcaccattttgtaccaccctgggaaggccaatgtggtggccgatgctttgagtcaccgggcagagagtttgggaagcttagcatatctaccagcagtagagaggcccatagcgttggatgttcaggccttagccagccagtttgtgagattggatattacTGAGCTGACTCGTGTGTTGGATTGTGTGgcctctcggtcttctctttataatcgtatcaaggagcgtcagtatgatgacccccatctgctcgtccttcaggacagggttcggcgagatgatgctagagatgtgactattggttatgacggcgtgttgaggatgcaggctCGGaaatgtgtgcccaatgtagatggtttgcatgagttgattctctaggaggctcacagcttgcggtactccattcatccggatgccgcaaagatgtatcaggacttgagactgCATTACTGGTCGAGGAGAatgaaggacatagtagagtatgtggctcgatgtctgaattaccagcaggtaaaatatgagcatcaacgaccaggatattccggagtggaaatgggagcggatcactatggatttcattgttggactcccacggactcagcggaggtttgatgcattttgggtgattgtggataggttgaccaagtcggctcatttcattccagtgatgactacctattcttccgagcagctagctcgaatctacatccgtgagatcatcaggcttcatggcgtaccggtatctattatctctgactaGGGTACGAAGTTTACATCATGATACTGGAGAGTCGTACAGCAGTAGTTGGGTACTTGGGTTGAGTTTtgcacagcatttcatcctcaaacggatggacagtccgagcgtactattcaaatactggaggatatgcttcgcgcttgtgtgattgattttgggggtgcttgggatcaattcttgccacttgcggagtttgcttacaataatagttatcactccagcattcagatggcactgtatgaagttctgtatggtaggcggtgacgGTCCCCAGTGAGTTGGTTCGAGTCGgacgaggccagattattgggtacggacttggttcaggatgccttggagaaggttaaggtgattcaggatagacttcgcatagcctagtccagacagaagagttacacggatcgaaaggttcgcgatgttgcatttatggttggagagcgggtcttgctccgggttttgcctatgaagggcgttatgaggttcgtaaagaggggcaagctgagcccaaggtttattgatccctttgaggtgttgcagcgagttggggaagttgcttatgagcttgccttacctcacAACccagcaggagttcatccggtatttcatgtttcgatgctccggaagtatcacggtgatccgtctcatgtattagattttagctcagtccagttggacaaggatctatcttatgttgaggagccagtggctatattagacaggcaggtcagaaagctaaagtcaaagaacattgcttctgtgaaggttcagtggaggggacaaccggtcgaggaggcgactagggagaccaagcaggatatgcgcagcctttatcctcatcttttcaccacttcatgtatgtctctataatcgttcgaggacgaacgattgttttaagagggggaggatgtaatgacccggccggtcgttttgagagttatagccccaattccctatttattgtttCCCCCGTATCCTTTTCTGCTTATGTTACTTGTCTggaggttttgtttttgtttttggttttggagtgttttgggatacttagtccctaaaacagatgCTTAAGTcgtaggattttgactgtagtcgtaACTGTGTGAAGagaactccggaatggagtttcgtcggtttcgttagctccgttgggtgattttggacttaggggcatgtccggattgtgttttggaggtcagtaactcatttaggcttgaaatagcgaaagtcaaatttttggagattttgaccggtagtggaatttttgatatcagggtcggattccgattccggaagttggactaggtccgtaatattgaatatgacgtgtgtgaaaaatttagggttaatcggacgtggtttgataggtttcggtatcggttgtggaaatttgaagttttaagttttttaagtttgaattggatggcgattcgtgattttagcattgtttgatgtggtttgagggctcaactaagttcgtatcgtgttataggacttgttggtatgtttggtttagttcccgagggcctcgggtgtgtttcggatgctcaacgggccattttggacttaaggaagatagcagattttctagtgttttgttgcagacgttttcttcatcgcgttcgcgagggaggtcTCATGATCGCGTA of Nicotiana tomentosiformis chromosome 7, ASM39032v3, whole genome shotgun sequence contains these proteins:
- the LOC138895573 gene encoding uncharacterized protein, translated to MASVLVLPTGSGSYTVYYDALRIGLGAVLILAYIPVGERSLAANVQTLANQFVRLDVTDSSWILACTIVRSFLYERIRERQYDDPHLLVLKDTVRHGGAKQVAVGDNGVLRMQGRICVPNVDGLRELILEEAHSSRYSIHPGATKMNQDLRQLYWWRRMKKDIVAYVAWCLNC